The following DNA comes from Nitrospirota bacterium.
GTTTGGACCTGACGGCTTCCTCTACATCGGATTCGGCGATGGCGGAAGCGGCGGCGATCCGCAAAACCACGCCCAGAATCTCAACGACTTGTTGGGCAAGCTGTTGAGGATCGACGTGTCGCAGGCAACCCAGCCGCCTATGCCCGCGTATGCGATCCCGGCAAGTAATCCGTGTGTCGGACAGCCGGGAATTCGTGGCGAACTCTGGAGCCTCGGGTTGCGCAATCCGTGGCGCTTCAGCTTTGACCGAGCTAGCGGCGATCTCTATATCGCCGATGTGGGCCAAAGTGAACGTGAGGAGATCAATGTCTCTTTATCGTCCGACAGAGGGGGAAAGGGATTGAACTATGGATGGAATGTGATGGAGGGTACTCTCTGTTTCCCGATCGGTGCACCATGCAGTCAGGCAAGTCTCACGTTGCCATTCGTTGAGTATGACCACACACAGGGCTGCTCCATCACGGGAGGGTATGTCTACCGAGGGCAAGCCATTGCAAACCTTCAAGGCACCTATTTCTATGCCGACTTTTGCACCGGCTTTGTGCGAAGCTTTCGATTTGTCAATGGCCAGGTCACTGAACATGCCGATTGGGGGTCGCTCAACCCCGGCGGCAACATCACGAGCTTCGGGGAGGACGCCGCTGGCGAGCTGCATGTCATGACCGCTCAGGGCGGACTCTTCCGCATTGTTTCTAACTGAGCCTGGACGGAGGGTGGGCCCTGACCTGGAGACATCCGGAAGCCGTGCCATCAGAGTTTCCCGACCCATCAAAACGCTAGCCATCCATCCTTTCGCGGGGCTTGCGCGGCACGGACGACTTCTTGTAACGTCCGGTTCCGTCGTTGTCGTTCCTTGCTCCGTTCAGGATAGGCGCTCCAGAGGAGCCACTCTGTATGCTGGCCAAGCGGTGTCCCCAGTGCGGGACTTCAAAAGTCCGGTTGGCTCCTCGGCGGACTCTCCTGGACCGGATCTTCAGGGCTTTCACCATCTACCCCCTCCGCTGTCAACTTTGCACCTATCGTTTCCGGTCCTTCCTCGGCCGGCCCAGCGCAAACCCCCGGCGGAGCTACGAGCGGGTGGCCGTCCAGTATCCGGTCTGGTTCCAATCGAGTTTCACGCGCGCATCGGAAGGTTTGGGATACCCCGGCACGATCACCAACCTGTCTATCAGGGGTTGTCGCGTTCGGAGCGCCACCCCGATCCCAAAGGGAGCAAGCCTGCGGCTGGAGTTCCAGCCGTCGCCCTATGATTTGCCGATCACCATCGACGGCGCGGTCGTTCGCTCGCAGGCGGGAAACGCGGTCGGACTTCGCTTTGTGACGGTCTGTCGGGACGAGGAGCGCCGCCTGAGACACCTGCTCGAACCCCGACTCTCCGGTTCCCGCTTCGATGAGCGTCGCCACTGATCTGTTCAGCGCGAACGGCCGATCAATTGTTGCGCTGTCTTATTCCTGTCGCAGCACGGCCAGCGGGCGCTGGCCGAGGATGCGGAAGGTTGTGAGGAAACCGACCGCCAGGGTGAGGGCAACGGTCAGGAGGAAGCCGACCGTCAGGACACCGGGATGGAAGGACCAGGGAAGGTCCAGAATGAAGTGCAGCACCGCCCAGGAGAGCGCGCTGGCCAGGACGGTGCCGATCACACCCGCGACCGCGCCGAGAAGCGCATACTCAGTCGCAAACGACCGAGCGATGAGACCGCGCGTAGCGCCCAACGCTTTGAGGATGACCGACTCGTATAACCGACGGTACCGAGTCGCCGCCAGCGCCGCCGCCATCACGAGCGCGCCGGCCAGGATGCAGAACGTCGCCACGGCCCGGATGGCCAAGGAAAGGCGATCGAGGATGCGGGCGAAACTGTCCAGCACGTCGCCGATGTTGATGGCCGTGACATTGGGAAAGGCGGCCACCACGGCTTGCTGCAACGGGACTTCGTCCCGCGGCGGCACGCGGACCGTGGCGACATACGTGAACGGGGCGCCATCGAGCGAGCCGGGCGACAGGATCATGTAAAAGTTCGTCGAGAAGTTTCCCCACTCGACCTTCCGGATGCTGCTGACCTCCGCCGAGACCGTACTCCCCTGAATCTCGAACTCCACGACCGAGCCCACATCCAGGCCGAGGTTCCGCGCCGCTTCTTCCTCCACCGACACCAACGGTTTGCTGAACACCTGGTTCGGTTTCCACCATTCGCCTCTGACGATCACGTTGTCCTTGGGCAGCCGATCCAGAAACGTCAGGACATATTCGCGGGTGAAGTACCAACTCTTGCGCTTGTCCTGGGGCTTGTCCCGCTCCTCCTCGCCGCCTTCCTCGATCTTCACCGGTCGCCCGTTGATCGCGGACAGGCGAGACCGCACCAACGGCGTCAGTTGCGGGTTGAGGTCGCCGGTTCGTTCATGGAGCAAGCGGACGAACCCGTCGGCCTGGTCGGGCTGAATGTCGATGAAGAAGAAGGTCGGGGCGTCCTCGGGCCGGTTCTCTCCGAGCTGTCGGACGAGCGAGCGCTCCAGCAGCCCGACCGCCACGATGACCATCACCCCGATGCCGACCGACACCATGATGCCGGTCGCTTGCGAACCGGGCCGATACAGATTGCCGATGGCGTGGCGCACTGCCAATGATTTGGGCGCCGGCACCCATCGGATCGCCCGGACAAGGACCGCCGCCGTCAGCAGCAACAACAAGACCGCCAAAATCAACGCGCCGAGGAACAGCAGCCCGACCTTCCATGAGCCGGCCTGCCACATCGAAAGCCCGGCGAGTCCGCCTGTGATACCGATTGCGGTGATCGATCGCACCGGGTCATCCGCGCCGATCGCTCTCAACCAGCGGCCCGGACGGTGCGGCGCACCCGTGGCCTGAGCGGCTTCAGGCCATGCGACCTCCCGGCGAAACATCAGCGCGGGCCGGATCTCGCGGATGCCGAGCAAAGGCCAGACGCTGAACAGCAAGGTGGTGAGCATGCCGAGAGCGATGCCTTTGAAAAGCGGAGGAAGTGAACCCCGGGTCAGGGCCGACGAGAACTCGATCTGCTCCAGCAAATTGGTGGCGAGCATCCCGGCGATGAGACCCGGAAGCAGGTCTTGGAGCGCGACGCCGAGTCCTGCGCCGACCACGCTCCCCAACAACCCGAGAAACAAGGCCTGCCCCAGATAGGTCTTCACGACGGTGGCGGAATCGGCGCCCAGCGTTTTCAGGATCGCGATCGTCTGCAGCTTCTCCCGGAGAAACGCTTGCACCGACGTGGCGACACCGATCCCGCCTACGAACAGGGCGGTCAGTCCGACCAGACCCAGATAACGGGTCAGTTGCTCCAGGAACTGCTTAAGCTGCGGCTGGGCGTCGCGATAGCTCGACACCCTGGCCGACTCCCTTGCCAACCGTCCGCGAAGCTCGTGCAGCAAAGGCTGGATCGGAACCCCTGCTGACACCTTGAGTAAATAGCGCTCGCGCACCCGGCTCCCCGGCTTGATCAGCTCCGCCGCCGCGAGTCCTTCGCGCG
Coding sequences within:
- a CDS encoding PQQ-dependent sugar dehydrogenase; protein product: MAASASCLVAQAQAPPSAPPPVAPPPGIALGLEQITPALNFPLFLTASPGDNNRLFVVEKGGRIRIINRNTKALQGTFLDITALVSTGGEQGLLGLAFDPQYAVNRRFYVSYTDAQGRSVIARYLTDPVNPDQALPQADRVLLTLTQPFANHNGGMIAFGPDGFLYIGFGDGGSGGDPQNHAQNLNDLLGKLLRIDVSQATQPPMPAYAIPASNPCVGQPGIRGELWSLGLRNPWRFSFDRASGDLYIADVGQSEREEINVSLSSDRGGKGLNYGWNVMEGTLCFPIGAPCSQASLTLPFVEYDHTQGCSITGGYVYRGQAIANLQGTYFYADFCTGFVRSFRFVNGQVTEHADWGSLNPGGNITSFGEDAAGELHVMTAQGGLFRIVSN
- a CDS encoding PilZ domain-containing protein, with translation MLAKRCPQCGTSKVRLAPRRTLLDRIFRAFTIYPLRCQLCTYRFRSFLGRPSANPRRSYERVAVQYPVWFQSSFTRASEGLGYPGTITNLSIRGCRVRSATPIPKGASLRLEFQPSPYDLPITIDGAVVRSQAGNAVGLRFVTVCRDEERRLRHLLEPRLSGSRFDERRH
- a CDS encoding FtsX-like permease family protein; the protein is MTFFALNMAWRETRAAWRHFLYFFVCIALGVSALVGVGLFAANVERAVTREARGLLGGDLEVRTSRPMSEAGEQVLRSLTSRGIATTHVSELVAMAATVNGSPVRSGPVTQIVELKAVESGYPLDGHVTVEPDFPLADLLTLSSGSCPDSSGPASLPSPTPDPSRLTPGHSCHGAVVQESLLIRMGLSLGDRLKIGQATFLITGVIRKEPDRMANAFSLGPRVMISREGLAAAELIKPGSRVRERYLLKVSAGVPIQPLLHELRGRLARESARVSSYRDAQPQLKQFLEQLTRYLGLVGLTALFVGGIGVATSVQAFLREKLQTIAILKTLGADSATVVKTYLGQALFLGLLGSVVGAGLGVALQDLLPGLIAGMLATNLLEQIEFSSALTRGSLPPLFKGIALGMLTTLLFSVWPLLGIREIRPALMFRREVAWPEAAQATGAPHRPGRWLRAIGADDPVRSITAIGITGGLAGLSMWQAGSWKVGLLFLGALILAVLLLLLTAAVLVRAIRWVPAPKSLAVRHAIGNLYRPGSQATGIMVSVGIGVMVIVAVGLLERSLVRQLGENRPEDAPTFFFIDIQPDQADGFVRLLHERTGDLNPQLTPLVRSRLSAINGRPVKIEEGGEEERDKPQDKRKSWYFTREYVLTFLDRLPKDNVIVRGEWWKPNQVFSKPLVSVEEEAARNLGLDVGSVVEFEIQGSTVSAEVSSIRKVEWGNFSTNFYMILSPGSLDGAPFTYVATVRVPPRDEVPLQQAVVAAFPNVTAINIGDVLDSFARILDRLSLAIRAVATFCILAGALVMAAALAATRYRRLYESVILKALGATRGLIARSFATEYALLGAVAGVIGTVLASALSWAVLHFILDLPWSFHPGVLTVGFLLTVALTLAVGFLTTFRILGQRPLAVLRQE